TTCATAAGCAAGGAGGGAATAAATTAGAGTTCATATCATTGGCATGACATTGCCCTGTGACAAAGTAACGTCCTGGGATAACGTTGACTTGGTTTCATTCTCATGGATGACAAAGTTCAATGATCGATCCTCGGCCTGTGGAAGGACAGGCCCAGATTTCGCTGTAGCACCTGCAGAAAAATTGGAGAAGGAATGCAGCAAAATGTCCCAAACTTTAGGTACGGAGAACACTTGGACTCCACCTTTGTTAATTGAAGCAATCAAAATCCTAATATCTTTTGTTAAACAGTGCAACGGGGCTCTTTTGATTGCCCCAGCTCCGATTTTAGGCTGTCCTGTTGACACTGTTTCGATTGCTTCGCAAACAGTTTCTAGCGGAagaaaatttgattgcactttttcgAAAAGATTCAGGATCGGTTTGGATTTCCGGCCAGGACAATGTTTTAGGGCTTTGACTTTTCACCCGTGGAAGTCAGACAATTAATAATGTTTGGCGACCGCATCAAATTGGCGTGGTCTTCAAGGCTAAGCCAATATGCTTGGTGGTTCCTTAAATTTATTGTGTTCTGTATAATGTCTAATTGTTGGAGATAATTAGGAAtttatttagatattttttatgttaaagataattatgatattCCTCCGTATTTCTCAAGATTGTATGTATATTACATTTATATCTTTGATTATACATATCTTGATCGGATTATTATCTTAAAATAgttatatcaaaatatatagaatTCTCCAATTCTATCTTCTAGATTGTGCTCCTACTCTTATATTAGTGTTGAGTGGTCCTGGACCTCTCTCAGTTCAAAAGTTTACTCAAATATTGAGACTTTCTCTCATACTTATAAATTAATAACTTGCCTCTTTCATATGCAATGTGGAGAAAAAACTCAACAgtctctccctcacactttaTTCCTCTAGTCGGAATGACAACAACTTGTGTAATTATTGCATCCAgacttgttgattttgtttttactttttattgtcCGAATATTTAGGAACTAAGAACATTCCAATTGGTATGCAATTGAATTAAGGTCAAGAGAACCACTAACCCTCGTGTTAACTGGGCTATGATTTTATAGAAGATTTTGTGAGAATATTATCAAgagttctaaaagtttaaacaattatattaatgttattttattattctatgAGACTAAATAAAGGAATTAAAGCAAAACTacaccaaaaaataattatggcTTTATACTTGACTaatgataaaatgaaaatggacaAATTTACAGGGGAAAAAATGATACAggattattaaaaaagaagaaaagaagaagaagaagaagaagttcaaATGAATTAGAAATGTCTTCAGTGCTTCGCTTGCATGTCTTTGGACTTTCCTCATAACTGTTCGATTTTTGACATCCCAGAATGAATCTGGAGTTCCTGATGCCAAACCATGTTCTTGGAGCAATCTTTTCCTTGAACGCCTTTCAGATTCGTGTCATCCTCAATAACAATTTGCTTCACAAACTTCAATAGATCCTACGCAAGCAAGAcgagaaaatgaaaagacccTTGGATCACAATTATAACGGTAAAGAACCAAtcagaaaaggataaaaaactTCGGCGAGTTTTGTTTTGTTCGGTCAGTTTTGCTCTCGTGCGTGAATTTAGTATGTCTCCGAAGTTAAATGGTCCAAATCCTATATGGGTCCAAGAGAAGCACGTGTACAGATTccgaaaataaatccaaaagcTTGATGCTTTCATATGACCAACCGCTTATGCAAATCTATAAACTATTGGCAAAGGTTGGAGGTTGGCCAAATTTCTACTGAACTAGACTTATCAATTCAGAGAAGCTATATCATATAATTTGCAGCATAAAGATATGATCAGATTCTTAAGTACTCTTTAGCATATTTAATAATTCATAGAGCTGGAAAACtgataatttaaaagaaaacctCAATTGGCCATGTGTGCATGGACCCATCATTGCATTTGCACCGCACCTATAAAATTTTGTATCTTACTCTGAAGGCCATGCATCTCTTCAATTATGAAATGTCATAGACCAATTTTAAATATGCCTGAATCTGCTAGCCTGCTAACCCAAGTTCAATAAGGTCTTGATTCCACATATTTAAAGCTTGCTTGTGAGGAATTATTTCGAAATTCTTTAtcacaaaaacaagaaatataagGCTAGGTACATTAAGACCGGTGTAACTGCCTGTCTGTGTACCTGGCCGGCATTGTTCGTGGTGGTGGTAGGTTGAGCAGACGACGAAGATCGACCCCATCTTTCAGAGTCCCACAGAATCGAACTGTTGAATGCAAAACTTGAAGGATGAATCATCATCAATGGAGGTCTTGGGTCTGTGTCATTGCTCTTGTCACCATCATGCCATCCTCTAACTTGTGAAGCAAGTTTGCACACTGGCCACTTTCCCAACACCCTGCAATTAGTAAGCTGTAATGATATGATCCAAAAGCAAAATGAACTAATGAAGTATGTTCTCATCaggaagaggggaaaaaaagagttcTAATAGTTTGAATTAGACTTGATGATGGAGTATGACATTCATCTCTGGCTTCTACTCGATCTCTACTtggtttgaaacaaaatcatcTTGTACAACCAACACCAGTTTCTTTCATTACCGGCCATTCCGAAGCagcattaaatgaaaagaagaaagaataccAGAAATATCATGACACAGATAAATTTTGAATGTAAAGCAAGTTAGATATTTGTGCATACTCTATCTCCCTGAGCCCCTCAAAGAAATCCAAATCATAAGCATTCGAAATCATCGAAAGATGGAGGATCCCACTTATCCGGTGGTGCACGATGTGCTGCAGAGCAACGTTGAACTGATGATTCGTTCCTGCTTGCGGGTCAGTGAAGTTCTCCTTGGAGACCAAATGCCTATACATAATGC
The sequence above is drawn from the Eucalyptus grandis isolate ANBG69807.140 chromosome 11, ASM1654582v1, whole genome shotgun sequence genome and encodes:
- the LOC104426539 gene encoding beta-1,4-xylosyltransferase IRX9, which codes for MYRHLVSKENFTDPQAGTNHQFNVALQHIVHHRISGILHLSMISNAYDLDFFEGLREIEVLGKWPVCKLASQVRGWHDGDKSNDTDPRPPLMMIHPSSFAFNSSILWDSERWGRSSSSAQPTTTTNNAGQDLLKFVKQIVIEDDTNLKGVQGKDCSKNMVWHQELQIHSGMSKIEQL